One genomic segment of Hordeum vulgare subsp. vulgare chromosome 2H, MorexV3_pseudomolecules_assembly, whole genome shotgun sequence includes these proteins:
- the LOC123431276 gene encoding hydrophobic protein RCI2B-like, producing the protein MAETAAIAPPPQPMAESATAAPPQPMAGNATTAAVVVVVPPPSPPDNTMTFLCLLIAIFLPPLGVFIKYNCEVEFWICLVLTFFGYFPGVIYAIWVIVKP; encoded by the exons ATGGCAGAAACCGCAgcgatagcaccaccaccacaaccaatgGCTGAAAGCGCAACGGCGGCACCACCACAACCAATGGCGGGAAACGCAACGACGGCGGCAGTGGTTGTGGTGgtgccaccaccatcaccgccggaCAACACCATGACATTCCTCTGCCTCCTCATCGCCATCTTCCTCCCTCCCCTCGGCGTTTTCATCAAGTACAATTGTGAG GTTGAGTTTTGGATCTGCCTGGTCCTAACATTCTTTGGCTACTTTCCAGGCGTCATCTATGCCATCTGGGTGATCGTAAAGCCGTAG